The genomic stretch TTCGCTGCATCGCTTGCGATAAACATTGAGTAGTCGGCAATCTCTTTCACTTCAAGTAGTCGTTTTTGTGGAACGAGAGGGTAAATAACTTCTTCCAATACCTTCTCAAGCTCTACTCCACGTTCTTTCGCTAAATCTTCCATTTGTCCTCTTACAAGCGGTGTATCCACATAGCCAGGTGCCATAGCATTTACTGTAATGCCGTGCTCTGCACCTTCAAGTGCAGATACTTTCGTAAGACCGATCACACCATGTTTTGCGCTGTTATATGCGGCTTTACCAGCAAAACCAATTACTCCATTGATTGATGCCATGTTTATAATTCGACCAAATCCTTGTTCCTTCATAATTGGAAAAACATGTTTCGTAGCAATAAATGGAGCTGTTAGCATAATATCTTGCATCATTCTGAATTTCTCAGTTGGAAAATCTTCTAATGCAGCAACATGTTGAAGCCCCGCATTATTAATAAGTACATCTACGCGACCGTATTCTTCAACAGTACGATCAATCGCTTGTTTGATTTCATCTTCACTTGTAACGTCTGCTTTGATCCCGATAACTTCATAGCCTTTATCTCGAAGTTTTTGGGCAGCTTTCTTTGTACCCTCTTCATTTATATCAGAAAGAACAACTTTTGCACCATTTGCTGCAAATGTCTCACCAATTTCAAATCCAATTCCTCTAGCTGCTCCTGTAATAAATACAGTCTTGTTGTTAACCATGAATCGTTCCTCCTAGTGTAAATCCTAAATTTATTTTCATTCTCACACACCTCCATTTACCCT from Bacillus sp. Cs-700 encodes the following:
- a CDS encoding 3-hydroxybutyrate dehydrogenase, translating into MVNNKTVFITGAARGIGFEIGETFAANGAKVVLSDINEEGTKKAAQKLRDKGYEVIGIKADVTSEDEIKQAIDRTVEEYGRVDVLINNAGLQHVAALEDFPTEKFRMMQDIMLTAPFIATKHVFPIMKEQGFGRIINMASINGVIGFAGKAAYNSAKHGVIGLTKVSALEGAEHGITVNAMAPGYVDTPLVRGQMEDLAKERGVELEKVLEEVIYPLVPQKRLLEVKEIADYSMFIASDAAKSITGQALLIDGGYTAQ